The stretch of DNA TGTTGAAATGAACTTGCTTGTGTGCATCACCATGAAAATTGTGTTGAAATAAACTTGAAGTGTTGTTCATGCATTGCACCTGCTTAGGGCTTTGTTGCTCAAAATTGAATGTCCCAAAACTTTCTTCAGATTGATTCCACCCATGTGAGGTTTGAGGTTGGCGTTGTGTGTTTACTACAACACCTTGAGTGAGGTTTGAGATTGGCTTTGTGTATTCACTGCAGCAAGTTGCAGTCCATCaattctcttagccatttgctcaaattgttgctggATTTGCTGGTGCATCACCTTGTTTTGAGCTAGAATAgtgtccactccttccaacaGCAGTGCACCCTTTTTCTAGGCTGGGTGGcattgtctttgatgagcaaagaagtattgATTGTTTGCCACCATCTCTATGAGGTTTTGGGCTTCATCTGTTGTCTTCATTATCTACAATGAGCCTCTTGCTGAATGATCTAATCTTTCTGAGCTTTCTGGGTTAACCCTTCATAGGAGTTTTGGAGTCTATCCCACTCACTAAACATTTCTGGGGGACATTTCCTGATTAAggccttgtatctctcccaggcatcatatagCGACTCTCCATCCATTTGAATGAATGTTTGCACCTCTGTTTTCAGCTTGATAATCCTTTGGGGAGGATAGAACTTGGCTAGGAATTTGGTCACTAAGTCTTCCCAattattgatgctttctttgggaaatgtctctagccattgagtggccttACCCTTCAGAGAGAATGGAAACAGCAGTAGCTTGTAGATGTCTGGATGCACACCACTTGTTTTGACAGTTTCACAAATCCTGAGGAAGAtggataagtgttggtttggatcttcaagtggacTTCCTCCATAGGAGCAATTGTTCTGCACCAGAGTGataagttgaggcttcaactcaaaattatttgcatgaACATTGGGAGTGAGTATGCTACTCCCACAGTTTCTTGCATTGGGGATAGTGTAAGAGGCCAACACCCTTCTTGCAGGCTGGGTATTGTTGCTCACTCCCTCTTCACGCACCTCAGCCTCCATGACTTGCAAGaatcacaaacaaaccaaatgaaacatggacattctaatgctagaatgtggttagagggttaggtgacacaatgtgtcaaacagttaatgtgcttagttaaaaagaaaaaaaaatgcttaatctagaccaccacctcacttaatcattgtcaatctaattcaatccccggcaacggcaccaataacttgatgtgtggaaaacgatccaacacaaaactcaccggcaagtNNNNNNNNNNNNNNNNNNNNNNNNNNNNNNNNNNNNNNNNNNNNNNNNNNNNNNNNNNNNNNNNNNNNNNNNNNNNNNNNNNNNNNNNNNNNNNNNNNNNNNNNNNNNNNNNNNNNNNNNNNNNNNNNNNNNNNNNNNNNNNNNNNNNNNNNNNNNNNNNNNNNNNNNNNNNNNNNNNNNNNNNNNNNNNNNNNNNNNNNNNNNNNNNNNNNNNNNNNNNNNNNNNNNNNNNNNNNNNNNNNNNNNNNNNNNNNNNNNNNNNNNNNNNNNNNNNNNNNNNNNNNNNNNNNNNNNNNNNNNNNNNNNNNNNNNNNNNNNNNNNNNNNNNNNNNNNNNNNNNNNNNNNNNNNNNNNNNNNNNNNNNNNNNNNNNNNNNNNNNNNNNNNNNNNNNNNNNNNNNNNNNNNNNNNNNNNNNNNNNNNNNNNNNNNNNNNNNNNNNNNNNNNNNNNNNNNNNNNNNNNNNNNNNNNNNNNNNNNNNNNNNNNNNNNNNNNNNNNNNNNNNNNNNNNNNNNNNNNNNNNNNNNNNNNNNNNNNNNNNNNNNNNNNNNNNNNNNNNNNNNNNNNNNNNaaaggtcctaattacatcaaactagctcctatttatacactttctattcttggattttgggatttggatgggcttttgatttggtgaagaaatgaattaaattggaattttaattgaatttttggcccaaaatgatagcttccaggaggctgccctgcccttgtggagggcagggcaggatttggtgcgtgttggtgcttcCTTGGTGCGGTTTGGTGCGGCCTGGTGCgcagaacgctgccctgcccgcgcggagggcagggcaggaaaaattggtgcgccagagatgtgccacggtgcgtgctgatgctgccagaatcatgccatggtgcgccagaatggtgccttggtgcacaggatgctgccctgccctcgcggagggcagggcagaaaaagttggtgctgccaggatcgtgctgtggtgcgcgctggtgctgccaggatcgtgccttggtgcgccagacttacttcttggtgcgccagagttgtgcaccaacaaaatgctgccctgccctcgcggagggcagggcagtgtttccaaaatgaagtcccgcgttcgaattcaggcagaaacacacgctcattcattttccttggtttcttggcacggtaatggGACTTAGTtgcttgcttcctcatggtcccgtgttcaactcttgtggcaagcatttggagacattttcctttgattttcttccttggtgagcccgatactgcccttgtggagggcagggcaacattttcttcttcttgattccaaggcacaaatttgtgctctgcccttgtagtgggcagggcagagttgccttctttgccttgttcccttatgttgccctcctagagggcagtgtgcccttgtggagggcaatgcttgcctcccccattgtatgcggcacacttttccttcctttgaccacgcttccttctccttgggtcacgctttcttaggccacgcttttctcttttatttttttcttcacctgaaataaaccaaaacaaccactccaagtatcactaaattcataaggcttataaatcaattgaaattcaattaaaattagcttaaacctcatgaattaacattaatttcatggtggttacttgatttaaagaagttgtgtatttccactccaaatcacttacttatgatacaagaaagtgtataaagactaataaaacaagtgaaattagcttgaaaaatgggtatatgatgacttgtcatctgtaattaatcattataaatattaaattgtcttttaacaaataaattttattaattttgtgcGCAAATTTTGTTAAATGTGGTCATATGGGTGCAACTTTTGTTAATCGATATGTATAAATTCtgataaatataagtataaattattttatgtatgtAAATTTCTGTAAATATGAATATAAACTAATGCTAGATGAATATTGATCATATtgatctaaaataataatatttattagtcaTATAGTAttgttaaagaaaaaataaaactaacattatatgcttataaaagataaattttttgcttgataaaaatatctaaatactaaaaaattattctaaattttcaaattcaattttacTGCTTAAAAACATAAatgtttaattattcttttgatTTCTATATatagttttaccaaatttttaattaggttcttatttttttctttttaattggattcctatactgttttaaattttgtaattaggtcctttttatatcaaaaacattaaaattaacataatatttctcttaaaaTTTATGCAGTCAAAGATCTAgttaagtttttaattataaatatcttcaATTTGcgaaaaaatattcaattgattctaacattttttatactaaaaaagatctaattataaaatttagagCAATAtaggaacctaattaaaaaaatatatataatcctaattaaaaatttagtgaaaCTATAagactaacaaaataattaaaccaaacATATACCCAAAAGAGTTGACAAGTGAACTTAGAGAGTTTGACAACTATGTTGTGGCGGTCTCAAGAGGGTTTGCTTGGTGAGATGGACTTTGGGCATAGCTACGAAATATGGACACTTCGCTGAATTACGATGTCCACGTGTCGGACACAATTCGCACATGACACTCATCTGACACATGTGTCTGGTGTGTCCAACCAtgtcttaataataaaaaaattcttctccAGACATActtggacacacctaaataccattATGTGTTAGCTACCGAGGGACTGTCCAGGGTTAGTTACTGGACATGTCGGGTTTGACAgtataaccgacaaatgagctcattggTCATAGGGCAGACATACATCATATACAtttgtgtgtatttttttggTATGCATcttgtaattggtttgccttCTTGATTAAATGTATCCATACGCAACTTGATCTAAATGCTTTATctgttctctttctctctttttgtaTTCCTTGTATTATTTTGTCTGTGTTTGTAtaactgagagatccctcatgctGGTAGTGGTGACGCTGAGGGTTGTTTTGGATGAGAATATGATGATTAACGGTTTGTGGTTAAATGAGTTTTGTCACCAAAATTACTGAGTTAGAACCATTATGATAATGAGAAGATTTATGATTTGTATTAAGAGCAATTGGGAATCTGAGATCATTTATTAGTTGAGATTTAGTTTCTAATTACCCTGTTTGGTTTAGAAAGGACCCTAGGCTTGAACTTTAGGTTGATTGGAGATAGGATCACCTAGTGGGTTTATATCATTTTATATCGTCTCTATTTAGAATTGTTACCCTActgaaaattcaaaagaatgaTGTTCTTACCGTGTtggaaattatttattttacagatgcaggacgtgaagCACATCTTTGAGTGTGTTGGATTCTCTCTGGAAAGAGAAGATTTCATCTTGGAACTTGTATATTTTGCATTTAACTATATTTGTTCtccacttttaattttaatttgtatctccCTTTTAGAGTTTGATTATAGAGAAACACGATTTATATTTATGCTTTTGTTGTACTTTTGGACTGTATATATTTCCAGTTGGCATTTGCTTCACGGGTTGAGACTATATATTCCTTTGTCTCTATAATTTACTCTGTCTGCGTtcatcattttgttttgagcgTGATGCGATTCTTTTCATCTACCTTggttttcaaggctcctagttaacctattcttcatatatatatatatatatatataattattttgctTTTAGACATCGTAATGCCTCGCCACCTCTAATTTATGACTTAAACATGAAACTTTGTGTGGTAGGATATTATATTATGGTATCAAAGTAGTTCATTTCCGTAGAGCCTGTGGAACAAACTGACTATGCTTCAGAGATACTCTGCATTGTGTGTAAATGCTATTTAGGATATCTACTTGACAAACATAGCATGTTCATGATCATAGTTTTGGGACTTTGAAGAACTAGACTCGAGATATTGGGATTGATCACCTTAATATCAATTGTTCGGTGTGGACAAGACCCAAATGGCATCTTGTGGACGTGAGTGAGATTATCCGATTGATTTTTGTGGCCGCTCTGGAGAATATAACTGCTGCTATACAAGCTACTGCTGATAGGCTGGGATAAGTTGAAAATGGAAATAGAGACAGAAATAGATCTGGTAGTAAAGATAACTAAGGAGTTAGAGTTTATGCAGCTGAAGTAGGGTTCTATGACGGTGGCAGAATACGCCAACAAATTTAAGAAACTATGCTGGTTCTCGAGGGTGTGTCAATGTGCTCCGAAAGGCTATGAAGAATGAAAATGCATTAAATATGAAGGTGGTTTTCGGAATGACAAATGAGTGCCGTTGTGCCTATAGAGATCTGAATCTTCTCCGAGTTAGTGAATAAGAGCAGGGTAGTTGAGGATTACTCGAGAAAGGATGCTTTGGTGAAAGGTGATTGCTGAGAGCTCTATAAGATGGACCAAGACAAGGGTTATGCAGCGAGAGGTCAGAATTTCAAAAGATGCGGTCGTGCACCTCAATACAACCAAGGCCAAAACAACTTTCGAAAGAGCAATAACAACAATTactgagaaagaggaagagggtAGCAAGTTCAAGTTCCTCACAATGATTTGACCATTAGGAGGTGTGACAGTTATCATCGTGATACTCCGTATAGAGTCGGTTTGGACTTATGCTACTCGTGTGGTGGAACTGAGCACATGTCATGAAATTGTTTGAAGAGAAACTGCGGATGGTGCTGCTAGGTCTGACACGCTGATCAGAGGTAACTATGAAATTGGTAACAagattttaactattttatatgaTACTAGGACGTCACATTCATTTATATCCTTTGAGAAAGCTAATGAATTGGGGTTTAAAATATCTGAGTTAGCCTATGATTTACATGTGGATACTCCAGCCTCTAAGGTTGTGATAAGTAGTCTTGATTGTCAACAAGTACCCTTTCGAATTGAAAACATACAGTTTATTCATGATTTGATATGTTTGCCATTGAATGCACTTGACCTGATTTTGAGTTTGGACTAGTTGTCAAAATACCATGTGTTATTAGACTGTTTTGAGTGTTTGGTTCAATTTATGTCTGAAGGGTCAGAAGGGCCGATTATAGCAAAGGGTTATTATTTGAATTCAGTTGTGGTGGACTGTAGTGGGAGTGAATGTTAGGAATTTGTACTGTTAGCTGCGAGTTCGTCAGGAGATGACCAGAATTTAAGTCAAATTTCTGTGGTAAGTAAATTTCCAGAAGTATTTTCCAAAGATATACCTGAATTTTCCCTCCTCGAGAAAGAGTTCGCAATAGAGTTAATGCCTGAAGCAGGACCAATTTCGATTGTGCCTTATAGGATGTCGCCGCTAGTGCTAGCAAAACTTAAAGTTCAGCTGAAATAGTTGATGGATAAGAGTTTTATCTGTCCAAGTATTTCTCCGTGGGGAGCACCAGTtttattggtgaagaagaaggatggcaACATGCGCTTGTGTGTGGACTATAGACAATTAAACAAGGTGATGGTGAAGAACAAATATCCTTTACGAGAAGTGATGACCTGATGGATAAGTTGCAAAGAGCCGGAGTTTTCTCTAAGATCGATTTAAagtccggttatcaccagataagggtgagagAGGAAGATATCCCCCAAAACAGCTTTCAAAACTTGCTATGGTTACTATGAGTACACTGTGATATCTTTTGGGTTAACGAATGCCCCTACTATAtttatggattacatgaacagaGTATTCCGACCCTTTCTAGATAAATTTGTTGTTGTGTTCATCGATGATATCTTGATTATTCTAAGAATGCAGAGGAACACGCGGAACACTTGCGAATAATGTTGCAGATTCTGAAGGAGAGGAAGCTTTATGCAAAGCTTTCCGAGTGTGACTTCTTGAAGGAAGAGGTAAAATTTTTGGGACATGTGGTGAGCAAAAATGAAATAGATGTGGTTCTTGCTAAGGTTGAGGCGGTGAAAGAATGGGAACAACCTACATCTGTGATAGAAGTGCAAAGTTTCTTGGAATTAGTTGGTTACTACAGAAaattcattaatgatttttCACATATTACATTAACGATGACCAGGTTAACTCGCAAGGATGCACCTTTTGTGTGGATGCTCGAATGTGAGGAAAGTTTCAAAACTCTGAAGGATATGATAACTACAGCACTTGTACTTGTGTTGCCTGAATCCTATGAGCCATTTATGGTTTGTTGTGATACTTCGTTAAAGGGTCTAGGGTGTATGCTGATGCAACACCAGAATATTGTGGCTTATGCTTCGCGACAGCTAAGGCCACACAAAGTAAATTATCTGACTCACAAGCTGAAAATCTGTGAagtaaattattcaaaatattgGAGACACTATCTATACAGAGTAAAGTTTCAAGTCTTCTCTGATCATAAAAGCTTAAAatacctctttgatcagaaagatcATAATATGCTCCAAAGGAGGTAGATGGAGCTACTGAAAGATTATGACTTTGAATTGAACTACCACTAatgtagtggcggatgcgttgagcagaaaatttttaaacttcTCTTGGATGATGATTAAGAAAGAGGAGTTACTGAGAAAGTTTGCAAATCTTAACTTGGGTGTTAGAGAGGTAGCTGGGAGTGTATGCTTGAACCAGTTGCACATCTCTAGCAATTTTAAGGCTGGAATTCAAAAAACTCACCAGGATGATCAGAAGTTGTAGAAGATGCTGCAAGTGATTGGATAGAAGAAACAAGAAGA from Arachis duranensis cultivar V14167 chromosome 4, aradu.V14167.gnm2.J7QH, whole genome shotgun sequence encodes:
- the LOC110280423 gene encoding uncharacterized mitochondrial protein AtMg00860-like, which produces MLQILKERKLYAKLSECDFLKEEVKFLGHVVSKNEIDVVLAKVEAVKEWEQPTSVIEVQSFLELVGYYRKFINDFSHITLTMTRLTRKDAPFVWMLECEESFKTLKDMITTALVLVLPESYEPFMPSETLQPLEIPQLKWEGIAIDFMSNLPRTKVDFDVVWVIADRLTKSAHFLRIHMTYTLEELAMLYIKKIVRLYSVPMTMVSNRDPRFTSEFWRAF